A DNA window from Pogona vitticeps strain Pit_001003342236 chromosome 2, PviZW2.1, whole genome shotgun sequence contains the following coding sequences:
- the SHLD3 gene encoding shieldin complex subunit 3 codes for MDVVLHYRTWQRDPAELQKIAEEALRGFPLRKLPNFIPWFPNDLCKHPLKPKRKPPVLSIHEAEELKQHHTTPEAACGSPCYDCTEKLQEFHPDTKARWCLEAKTDTNSLGKQLATSKQPFRRSWSVSVPSPKLKYKILPLSRELQITLQKLKLHVFYRAQWIIEPSTFNNQTLEEIWVKLNNMIKHKELPSCNATIQRCKGQILIFCDILYCEYVANNLREKLNLGGKMNLFVHKYGIIHSL; via the coding sequence ATGGATGTGGTTCTGCATTATCGAACATGGCAAAGGGACCCTGCAGAACTGCAAAAAATCGCAGAAGAGGCACTGAGGGGATTTCCTCTTCGGAAGCTGCCAAATTTCATACCATGGTTTCCTAATGACTTGTGCAAACACCCCCTCAAGCCCAAAAGAAAACCTCCAGTTCTTTCAATTCATGAAGCTGAAGAACTAAAACAGCATCATACAACCCCAGAAGCTGCTTGTGGGTCCCCCTGTTATGACTGTACAGAAAAGCTCCAGGAATTTCATCCAGATACAAAAGCTAGATGGTGTTTAGAAGCAAAAACTGATACAAACAGCTTGGGAAAGCAGTTGGCAACTAGCAAACAGCCCTTCAGAAGATCTTGGAGTGTGTCTGTTCCCAGCCCTAAGCTTAAATACAAGATTCTCCCGTTATCTAGAGAACTGCAGATCACTCTACAAAAATTAAAGCTGCATGTGTTCTATAGAGCCCAATGGATAATTGAACCATCCACCTTTAATAATCAAACACTAGAAGAAATTTGGGTAAAGCTTAACAATATGATCAAACACAAGGAACTGCCATCTTGTAATGCTACCATCCAGAGATGCAAGGGACAGATTTTGATtttttgtgatatactgtactgtgaatATGTTGCCAATAATCTTAGAGAAAAATTGAACCTTGGGGgtaaaatgaatttatttgttcACAAATATGGTATTATACATAGTTTGTAG